aatcgaatttcaaatttttttttccatatccaactCTTTGTATGCGGTTCGATTGGATATCagttttaaatcaaatttgttgacatccctaatgaAGACTTCCCTAATTTTTATCAGAATATATAAATAGCTTAAGAAGGAAGCAGCCTAGAGACCAAAAAGAGCTGAAGATGGGTCTTCAACTGCCCAAATCCAAAGGTGCTAAAAATACACATATTGGGAATCATGCATGTAACTTGTTCGCTTTTGGCGATGGGAACCAGGGCCGCGGAGATACCTGGGGTCTCTAGTGCTACTTCTTTGAAACTTTAAACTTAGGGCCTGTTTGATGGGCATGATATTTCTTGTACactgaaattaaaattaaaatttattaaattttttcttcccCATCAAACTTGGAACTTGGGATGAAAAAAGTAACCGTTGAgttggttttcaaaattttttttcagaaaattttttccatcctttgggtggaaaaaaattttcaggATGAAAAAAAGTAACCATTGGGTTTTCAAACATTCCTTAATCGAATCCaacgattttcttttttcatctttcattcatttatatcaaactgagaaatttatttcttggAACATACACCCAAGTCCAGCAAAGACAATGtggttttgaaaatctggattttgttttcatttcttcaattcctgaaataagtttatgaaaactTCTTTCCAACTCCATATTTTCAATGGATCAAACGGTCCTTATAGTTGGATTTAGGTAGACTTGAGTCCAGTTATATGCGGTGGCCCCATGGATCTATGTAAGTATATATTTAATGCTCATCGAAAAAATTTTCTGACCCTACCCTTAAAGGGAACATCACAAACTCCAAATATTTCACACTAAACAACTGTAGTTGTAGTTGGAAAGTACACCTAAGTGTGAACTACTAGAAATTTGataggaaaaaaataagaaaaaaatcacataataATACAATAGGTGGCTCTCAATTTGGCCTTATCTACAgtgggaaaaaacaaagaagctaTTGATGGGTAGGTATCTGTCGAAGAGTTGGGGGCGGATTTGAATATTAATGTGATTTGGGGTTGGGAAGTTGGCAGCATTCGTTTGTTGGTGGACGTCGTGGTCAACAAACTGGACTGGACCAAGTTGGTGGGGGATCCATCGGATCTCTTCTTTTGTCTCATCAACCATCAACCAATTGAATCCACAACTTAAAAGTGGACCAACTTTATTCTTAAACATAGAAACTCCAACACTGTAAGGTCTGGATCATATCATCACTCTCTCACCAACCCAATTGAAAGTAGGCTCCACAAATGGTAGTTATAGGTAGGGGTGAACATCGAGCCGAGTAGCTTGGACTCAACTCGGTAAAGCTCATTTCGAGCCCAAGTTTAAGCCGGGTCTTTCAACAAACGAGTCCAGCTTGAGTTTATTGGAATCTAAAAACCGAGGCCGGCATCGAATTTTAAACAATGGTCTTCAAACTCGAATGGAGATGATGACTCAAGGAGTAAACCACTTTCCCATCCCCCCACCATTTACATATGACCTCTACGGCTGCCCGACTCGGCTCGTGGTCAGGCCTACTTATGTACCATAAGTTTCGGAGACGAGGGCCATTAATATGTAACTTTTAATGAAAGAAGaacattaatatataaaaatatgtttgtttatACAATTTTTTGAGAAGTTAAGAGGGGGCATGtgccctccctctctcttgtatGTGGCACCATTACAAGTTGCAGCAGAAGTTGGTTATGATCTCGATGCACatctaataaaaaaatgcaagtgTTCGAGTCAGAGGCAAAgccatgatttctttttttttttttttttttttgtgtataggACACTAAATATCTAGTTCCCAGGACGGTGGCTTGGGTCTCCACCCAAATCCAAATACTAAATTAAGGTTTTAGAATGGGTTCCTTTGACCCCACTTATCTCCACCCATAGCTCAGGTgcttgaaaaggcaaaaaatatcttaaaattCTTTAAACAAAGTCTTCAGGTGACTCAGAGGTTCATCTCATCGCCCAAAACGAGGTCCGAAGGCCACAACGTTGCACCCTTCAATTTGGATGCCGTGCCTTACCACCCTAAAACACAGGAACATAATGCTTATGAGAATAGAATTAGAGAATGGAGTTCCTTGTGCAAGGACAAAAATGgagagagtaaaaaaaaaatatgcctCTTTAATATTTCAAGAGAGAATTGAGGTTTACTCCTAACATACACCACCCTCTCCTTGTTCTTATGTGATTCTGTGTACATCCAATCAGCttgatttttgtttcttgaagcttttacatatatatttgctGTCTTAATTAAACAAACAACTTCCAGGACATGACCTTCTGATTTATTTAACGGAAAAAATATCGTAAAGTAAGAGATTCATACCCACTAATAAGTTATCTTGTTAAGTCCAGCGGTTGATGGAACCAAAGAAGTTTGCGTGAATCAAATGGTTCGCTTTCAGCTTTAATGAGGTAAACAGAAACTGGACATTTCCTGTTACATCATGTTATCTACCAAGAATCTTGCCTGCCCTTTGCTTCAAGTAAGTGGCAAAGCAATGTATTTATGTTTGAGCAACCATCGATCCACTACCTTCCACACATGGAGATCAGCAAGTGGGAATAGCACAGCACAGCACAGTTAggattagggctgcacacgggccagctcgagctccttatagcaagcttgagctcgactcgactacacaaaatcaagatcgagttcgactcgtttaatCTATTTAACTTGTTTAGACGTTAACTCGTATAgacatttaatttatttaactcatgtaagcgttaactcatttaacttgtggtaattttttttctaccgtaaaaagttaaaaccggtgaaccggttttggcaGTATTATATAGAGTACTGGTTTGCGAGTCAAGTCGAgtgtaaacgagtcgagttcttgaaactcgaactcgactcgtttatcattTCGAGTGTCTCTATAAGCTCCAACTCGTCTCGTTTATCATTTCGAGCTTTTTCGAttgagttcgagtcaagcccgagttggctTGGTTCATGGTGCAGCTCTGAGACTACAACCAGCTTGTGACTATGTTcatgaaagataaaaaaagaaaaagctaaggGAATTTGATAGCCCTGAATTGAAATCTTGAGGATTTGAGAACTTTGGAGTTAAGATCAGATCCATCTTCCCTCCTATCTTAAATCCAACCCGTTtccaatgcaaagaagtaaagtaaataccTTAAAAATGCCTGATGAACCATGGGTCTTTTACCACATCAGCAAAAATATGTCATGTCGGTTCTAGAtccatagatttcaaatccagaatAATCAAGCCGCAcctaaagtttttctttttttcataagaaaacgTGGTGTTAAGTTTTAAAACTTATCTAAAATGTTGAGTAATCCAAATCCACAATTGTTCAAATGGCAATTGATAATTAGATAAATCCAAAGCTGTCCAGATCCTTAGCTGGCTGGTGAGTAAATAGGATTGATTAGTCGCCACCATGGTGGACCCAACTAAAAGGGGCTCAAAATTTCACGTTTTCCCATGAAAACCCTAagcaaaaataattaaacagTTTAAATACTTTTTACTTTTAAGGTATTTCCCTTTCGCCCTTTTGacaaaattttcaatgacacttcaaaacctgattttgattCTAGGGCATAAAAACAGGTTAGAGGAGGATGTCATTCAAAGGTcctcaaaagtttttttttttttaggatttgtaggaaataaaaaaaaaatatgatgttcCTATATTTGAAGTTATAGACTAGGcctaggcatcgggccggcccgatgcccgaAGCCTGAGTTTGAGTTTGgcccgattaaaataaaaaatatttcttaaataattttttttgaatataaaatatattttaataataaaatatatattattaataaaataaaaataatattaaaaatttatgaaactgACCCGATTTGGTTTTTTCAAGCCTAGAACCGATCGGGCCTGGTACCAGGTTAAGCCCAGCTCGAAAAAAGTAGggttgggcatcgggccggccgaGTCAACCCAGCtcgaaaaaagtgaaaaagttaAGCCCATTAAGGCTATTGGGCGAACCTCCTCATTAAATGAGGGTTTGTAAGCGGCTATGAATGCCGCAGCTAGTGAGGTAAAACCGAGGAACGTCAGTTGTTTGGCTGAAACCAGTAAATATGGGATGACAGAAACCGACGTTTGATATGAAGGAAAACTTTTTCTAAGTGTGACAAGATCTCGAGGCATAATGCAAGTTTTGAACCCGTCGAGCATGTCTTCCCTACAAGGTCCAAACAGGTTGTTGTTTGTCACTATAGGCATTAAAGACAATAAGCAAACAAGGGAAAAAAGGCTTTTCAGTGATTGTCAAGAGTAGAGTCCAATCAGTATAATAACAAGTTGAACAAAATTGAACACATAATTTCTGTTTCTCGATGATCATCCAAAAGATCAGTGGCTTGATGTCAATTCTAAGAACGGTATTATTAACTTAGAGGTTCAAATCTTCCGGCATAGAAAGTATCGATATTTTGCTCAAGGGAAATGAACAGACCTACATCTAATGGAATTAATTGTGTTTTTGTCTTAATTTTGCATTTAAACTAAGTAAccaacttttaatttttttttcgcttCCCGTAAATAGTAATTATATTGACCCCCTTCTATGAGGCTATGCAAGGACTATTTTAGACTGGGTCTTCGCATTGAGTTTGGCTCCGAACCCGCTGTGGTTGACCGAAGATTTAagcaaatttggatttggttaagggtgtcaatggatcagatttgaatcagatgcACTCTTAATTGTATCTGCTTTTTGGGATGTTCAAATATTGGAAttcgatttggatttgaatatgagtaaaagaaaaagtcaaatctaaatccaaatctgcttttcacaatctgaatcgtatttttcaaagttaaatccgaatccaaatcagAATTTTAAACTGATTTGAACCATATTCCCATATGTTGAGAACAGACCTTCAGGACACTAAATATCAGACGTTTATCTAAAACTAGATCCAATTAGAATcagaatcaaaatcaaaatccgattcaatatttattgaaatcaaaatatgaatccgaatccaatcaaatGGCATTTCTTATATCCGAACTTGAttaattggatgttaattttttttttctttcatacctGATTTTCAGGAAACAGTTCAATCGGATATCAGACCCCTATCAGATTTATGGACATTTCCAATTCTGAGACCAATCTTAGACTCAATCCCAGGCGAATGATCTGGTTCCTGCTTAAACCACCATCCTATATTACACTATGTAGATCCAATCCTCATTCCTGAAAACAAGGGAATTGTGGAAAACTGTTTCCTGATGTGTAATAAGATCCTGAAAAAGCTTCTCGTCATGTGAAGACAGAAGCCTATTATTAAACACCAGCTTTTTTGTGCAACTGGGCAAGCATTCATGTTCAATGTTTACGGGAAGGCAGAGATCTACATGTTTAGGTGTGAGTACATAAACTACTGAGCTGTTCAGATCTGGTTATGTTATGTGAGCCTCAGTCATTTCGATCTTACcggaaatttaattttaaaaacgGGATTAATACTcaacaaatgtatatatatatacatatatatgtatatgtaaatgtatatattatgtccttcaataagaatcagatttgaattccaACAAATCTGCTTGGTTCTCGGCCACTTGTTAAAGTCTGTAAGTTCTGTGCTGATGCAATGTTGGTAGAAAATCCGAAGCACTGACTGTCAGTTTGAACAACGAACCGAGCAACTCGAGCTCAAACTGTCTTTTTTAGCAAACCAATAGAACTTCAACTTAAATTTAAGTTCTAGCTTCTACACGAGTCGACTTCGAGTTGTCTCGATTCGACCTGATTAAACTCAACTAGATTTAATGTGTACAATTAcgattttgttttaatattcAGTAGATTCGGTTAAACAAGCCCAATTAAAAAGTTGGTCATTTAAACtaattgagctcgagctttGACTTGGCCAAcaaagttgagttcgagctgacaTTTCCAAACTCGATTTGAGTTCGAGCCTAGTAATCCAGCAAGTCAGAGTCAAGCTTGAGATGGCCGAGGTGACTCTGTTCATGTTGAGCACTACCAGCAGAGTGCCCGTCCCTGATCCAAACCCCCATCAGGATATATATCTAAGCCCCGAACATGGGATTCGGTCATGAAGgctggaaaaaatgaaaatactcTTGTATGTTGATGAAAAGGCACATTCCTAAGGaccaaaacaaagggaattttttttttttgaaaaaaaaaaatcatagtgcATAGCATAGCCGGTCGGGCTGATGATGAGGAAACAAAATTCATAAAGCATTGATGCATCCCTACAACTATGGAACTATAAAGATGAAGATACACAGTATTCTCTTCACCAAGCATTCATGCATCCCTGGAACTATGGAAGTATAAAGATGAAGATACACTGTATTCTCTTCACCAAGCATTGAAGCATCCCTAGAACTATGGAACTATAAAGATGAAGATACACTGTATTCTCTTCACCAAGCATTGATGCATCTCTAGAACTGGAAAGGGGTTTTGGCTTTTATCCAGGCAATGGGCTTCCTCTTAGTCCCGAAAATAAGCCTTTTTGGAAGACAATAATAGCCCTCGCAGGATCTTGTATGAGGAGTTGAAGACATGGTTTTGGCCCTCATCAAAACCCGTCTAAGTAGAAGTGCTAGAAGTCGGTTTATGcgtagagatgtcaatggatcatattcaaatagGATGTGCCATTAGCACtatctgtttgtttttttcGAATACTtaagtttggattcaaatatgaataaagagAAGTCATATTTGTagctgaatctgaaatccaatttcataattcgaatccaatccgaatttgattttcacattcatatccgaattcaaatcaaaattttgatctgtTTCGCTGATTTTcgaaatgtaagagcattggacaTAAggtatttattttaaaaataaatttgacccaaatctgaatatgattggATGTCGTTTCTTAAAACTGAATTCGTTCCCATTTGTtaattgaatattaattttttttcatattcaaaattttcagaatgGTTCGGACGAATATTTAATCTAAATCGAATCAATATACTGACATCCATACTCATATGCACGAACTCATTGTAAGATCTGTCATGCATTAGGGTGTGAAATGACTAGATTGGGCCTTTTCTCAAATGGAAAGAGCTccataaggacaaaaaaaaaatggaaattggccaaaactaaaattttcaaactccatttaaaaaaaaagattaaaatgtcCCTTAATGTGTTTgttgcatatttgttgcatgcattGGTAGtgtacataaagaaaaaatctccatcttttatgaaaatattttcattggtttatcgattttcatattttcttacCCCCTGCACAAGcaaatttgattattttagtAATGTATTTGAGTTGccgttttccctttttcttcttcttcttcttttttttttttggagtttgTGTTTTGCTTCTATTCTAACTCAAATGAATATTTTGTTACAAAAATAAGCCCCGTTTAAAAATTCAGCCGAACCGCTCAATCATAGCAAACAAAAGATATGGGGatataaattttctaaaaaaaaattgaaagataaCAAGAAAACTACAATTATTCAAAAACAATTGAAATGATAACAGCCCATgaattgaatgaattttcaccaaatttgaTCTCAATCGATCAATTTAAGCTGATTTCTACGGTAACTGTATCTTTGTCCATCGGGGGCAGCAGGGCTGCATATTCAAAGGGATAGTCTTACAGCAGGAAGATTAACATACTGATTTATGTATCTATCCTAAAAAATTGGACAGACTCTCAATCTACCTAAATCTTTAAAGCAGATATATACAAATGGCCTCCAGAACCAGAACTTATTGTTTTCTGAAGGTGAATACATCAATCAAGCTTGATCAGCCATTAGGTGGTTTTTCGTACTGTAGAACTAAGCCACGGTGCACCAACTTTCCGCTGATTTTCTTCTAAATCTGCAGTGTCAGTTTGAGCGTCACCTCATCGCCGACGTTGAACTTCGAGAATCTCTTGTGCTGGCCGGCCATTTTTTCGTGTCATGAACGGCCTTGGTCAGATAGGCTTTGTCATTCTCGAGCCAGTCTTGCTGCTCCTGCATGAACAAGTTGCCGTTGGGCACTCGTCCTCCCCGACTATTGCTAAGTCCGCAGGAGTTAAGGGTTGCTGAGCATATTATTGCCAATGTTTTATGATTCTACCTTTTTTTTGGGGCAGATATATTTATCATAAGCCTCTATTGGCATTACCAAACAAGACAGTATGGAGGATTATTAATTTGATATACACAAAAAGGTTgggaaactttaaaaaaaaatgaatattttgaaaatttttaaactttccAACTTTCGCATCATTAATTTAAATTAGATTTATGGGATAACATAACCAAAATGTCTTTGATGTAAGCAAATGGTCAGTGGACTAGGTTATATTATAActatatcaaaattatttatttttcattcgcATCAAAATTAGTTAGGTGATTTTTCCGGTTAATGCCAAAACACTATGTGAAAAAAGACTTTAAGTGCATTTCCAAAAATCAGACAATTGATCGCATTCTCGTTTTAAGGTAAAATAATAAACTGCCACTAAATTAATTAATAATCTATTTGTTTAAGGGTAAAATATAGACTTGAGGGTTTTCTTTAAATAACAATGTAAAAAGACATTCATCAATAAAAAAGGTCACATCAATTTTTCACAATCCCCTAGTTTTGGGTGTCCGTTTTGTTCTCAAATTTTTTCCCTTGAAAGTAGGGAATGCTTCTAGAACCCAACCTCCTAATGGCCTAGCGATTAGGGACAAAAACTTGAGGGTCAGTTTGAATACATGAAGCTCCACTGTAGAGTTGGAATTTTAGTTCAAATTCAGTAGAAAGTTTTATGAAACTTCACTGTAAAGTTAGAACTTTAGTTCAAATTCGATGGAAAGTTTCAACTGTAGACAAACATAAAACTTTAGTGCCAAAAGTCTTAAGCCATTATTGCCCATCATCCGTGCTTTATTAATTAGTAACATGATGTTACATGAATGGACCGTAATAAAAATGTTATGGACTTTATAAAGGATGAAACGGACAATTGATTAGTGTTTGAATCAGAAAGTGGTTGAAATATCAAAACCTTGTggtcaaaatttaatagcagaCAGCTACTTCAAAAGGCTAGCTACCAGCTCTTCAAACTGATGGTAGGTGAGGTCGTCTCCTTTTCTGCATCTGTTAATTTGGCTCCTACAACCATCTGCCATTCCAGTACCTCCATTGACCAGCAAAGCTTCTCACAGACTGAACTCATGCCTGTAGTTTTGAATACCGTGCACTGCACCAGTCTCCTGTCTCTCTCCTTCATCATTTCTCTGAAAGGGACTCTGGCTTGTGATCTTGCCAATGACTCAGACGATTTTGTGCTTTCTCGACCTAAAACAAGGGAATTCgcgagagagaaaatgaaaagaaagtgaggaacggaaaaaaaaaattcccttcAATATAATTCATGACATGAGAAACGAAGCATGCAGAATCCATAACAAGCCCCATCTACATGTTTAGCAAGcaaacaacataaaatataGCATATGTTCAAAAGGGTAGTCACCACAAATCTATCTTAAGTATTACAAatcacaaaccaaaaaaaacatCGTTTTattagatctagatccaacaCTGAATTAACGAATTTATTTAGAACTAAACCCATTGCTAGTTGGATCTCAATCTTGATCCATTATTAAAACAATATTTGGATCACATGTTCCCAAATTGATAAGTCAGTTTGGGTTCCCACGTAAACAGAGATGCATTGACTAATTTTTAGAAGGAAGTGTAGTAGAGTTTGAAGTGTACCTCCTTGTTCCAGTCTGTTCGATAAGTCACCCACATTAGAATGAGGGTCTGCATTACAGTGCCTCCCAGCATACCAGACCATATTCCCTGCATCACATGCCCATGTCATGATTCACAGGCTAGAGCACCATCAATACGactaggggtgggcatcaggCCAGTACCCAACAGGGAGGGCCAAGCCTCAAGAGGCAGCAGGCATGGGCTACAGCCCAGCTCAAGCCTGACTTCTTATGGGGTAGGGCTGGGCATCAGGTATGAAGGCCCTGGTATAAGTTGCCCCTACTTATTAACTTGCATTTGCAGTACCCGTGAATTGAATATTGAACATGGAAAAGAAGCAAGAACGTGACAGTGAACTTGAAAGAAACATTGAACATTcaacaacataaaattttaagtaaaaGTGATATCAAAATAATGACCGGTGTCCGACTCCTCTCACCTTAGCGCCTAGATCGAATTTGAAGCCGAGCAATGCACCCAATGGGATGCCTACGACGTAGTAGCACCCAACGTTCACGTAAGCCACAAATGCTTGCCACCCGCAGCCGACGGCAACCCCTATTATACGCTCATGTAGGCAATCAAGTAGAAATGGAAGAAAGACATCCAAGAAAAGTACTGGAAATAATGGAATCGTATTGTAACAAGCAAAGATTGTAAATTGTATTAAGTCTTAGAACTATTGCGTGAGTGGGAGGAGATCCACTTTGTTGAACAAAGCGAAGGGGACGCACTGACTCGAACCAGCAACCGACCACCTACCATCCAGATTTCATTGGTGTACCAATACCCGGTCGGGCACACTTGAACGACATAACTTTGCTagaaaatcacaattttgtctAAGCATATCAACCGTTTGGATTCgtactcaaatttggatcatcTTTTAACAATGAATTCAGAACCTACGCATCCCCAGAGCATCTTTATACTGGTATTTCATTGTATACTTTGGGCCTTCGATTCCAATATCATGAAAAGTCCAGCAACAAACAAACTTAGAACAATTTTGTTGGGAGTTTTTGGGTGGTCCTGGAACTTTAGTATCATCATTAAAGTTCTACTTATTACTTAGGTGGAACTTTAATTCCTCGTGTAAATTTTCAAGTCACCAAACATTATATGGTATATATAATGTGAAACTTTTGTTCCATCTGAAAGGTACCGCATGTTAAATAGCTGCCATTCTATTATGCACACTTGGTGTGTGCAAAGAGAtgtgtaatgactaaaataccctgatcaaaatggaaaaagaaagtttttaaaaagataaaaaggaaattgttaaaaaaactaaaactctAGAAAGTATACTTCATTATGAAAAATACACTGACCCTACCTCGTTTTAGTAGTTGGGTGTATATTTGTTGCGTGGTGTCAATCTCATATTTAGTACCATGCATTCAAACGTCACCTTAACATCGGATCATGGTTTGATTTCATACTTGGTTGTGAAACTGCGTTGAAGCAATATGAATATTTTAACATGTTTATGAATCCaattaaatgaatttgaaacttgatttatgATTAGATATTATCAAAATATCCATTTACCTCCTTAAGTCCATTGGAATTTGGACATATTAGCCAAAGAAAGCGATCGAACGGAATACAAACAAGGAGTTAACATTGAAGTATGTAGTTACCTGAGAGGACGGGTTGGATGCCGTTGAGAAGGAGGGTGAGGGCGAGCAATGGGCAAAGATCAGacaccgccgccgccaccgtCTCTCCGTCTGTAAATGCATAGCTGATGACATGGCGGAGGGCCAAGACGATAGCGGCGCAAATGGCGGAGACGACGAGGGAGACAAGCACTACTATGACGACGGAGAACGATGCGGCCTTGGGGTTGCCGGCACCCAACTCGTTCCCCACTCTAACACTGATAAACAGAATTACAGGCAACCGATTAGCCAAGAAAATTAAACAGCATCGACATGACAATCTCTTGTGGTTGTTTTgaagtttatttttttgcacTTATTTGATCTGGAAGTGAGTTCTAACTGTTCAAAATCATCATGTTATTCATTCGTATTGCAGTTTTTTGTGAGAAGCTGTCGAATTAATTAAGAAACTTACTTTAGCTTGTTGCAGGAAAGCTTCTGTTTTATAAGAACTGAAAGAGCAAATGGCGAAGGAAGAAATTGACATGGAGAAGGAAGAAATTGACAGATTGAAATGCGAATGGGCAAGAGAATCAAAATTACCTTGCAGCAGCGTTGAACCCGACGGAGATCATGAAGACAAATCCAGATATCGTCATACTGCATCCATTGGGGCAGCCAAAATTAGAAGCAAGTCTAGATAGAAAGAGATAGACGCTGTCTGTGTTCAGTCTCAGCGCATGAAACTGGTGACTTTGACTTGGTTTGGTTGAACACTGAGTCATGGGGTCGACTCTGCCGTAGATTAAACAatcttactcaagtttaatTATTAACTTTAATTCTATGCATTTGTATAAGCTCGAGTTTTCTGATAAGCTCTAGTTTCCATAAACAAATCGAGTTTAACGGAGCCGAATTTGAGTTGACTTGACTCGTCCTTGCATAGCTCCAGTGTTAGATGTGTATCCTAAGTGTTAGTTCTGCATCGTTTCGGCAAAGAGCTGATGGAGAGGGAGTCCGTACCAGATGGAgagcgagtcgagctcgatctcGGCGTTCTTCAGGAGTCCCGCAAGGAGGACGAGGATCTGGAAGTACCAAGTCTCTAGGCAGAGCATGACGGCGGAGGCGGTGGAGAGCTTGAGGAAGCCGCAGAGGCCAGAGAAGGCTTTGATGGAGAAGCCGGTCCACGTCCGCTTGCAGTTGGGGCTGGTGACGATGTAGACGAACTGGGCGATTACGATGATCCACCAGGAGAGGCTGAGCACCAGCGATGCGCCAAGCAGCCCTAGCCCCATCTTGTAGACGGCCAGCCAGCTGAGGAGGAGGTGGACGAGGAGGGTGGAGGCGGAGATGATGGCGCTGGGGGCGACCAGGCTCTGCGCCTGCATGAACTTCTGGATGGGGAAGTTGATGGCGTAGGCGAATATCTGCGGGATGAGGCCCATCACGAAGACGGATGCCGCGGCGGCGATGGCAGTGGACTCCCCCAAGAAGAGCAGTATCTGCTTGGAGAAGACGTAGATGACGGTGAGGGGGATGCCCGTCAGCGTCAGCAGTACGGCCGATCTCTGCACGTATATCCCGAGCATCTCGTATTTCTTCGCTCCGAATGCCTGGCCGCACAGTGTCTCCACCGCGCTTCCCATCCCCAACTGCATTCATCCATGACCACCATCAGATTCCGGCCCACCGGCGAACCGGACGTCCGCAATTTCTTCCTTCC
This window of the Nymphaea colorata isolate Beijing-Zhang1983 chromosome 2, ASM883128v2, whole genome shotgun sequence genome carries:
- the LOC116249002 gene encoding protein DETOXIFICATION 40-like, translated to MSSGVGQIDMKEPLLVEQTIDGKPPVPAAPSWSAQLESILNDDGVPWLHRMRAATWVELRLLCNLAAPAVLVYMLNYVMSMATQIFSGHLGNLELAAASLGNTGIQVFAYGLMLGMGSAVETLCGQAFGAKKYEMLGIYVQRSAVLLTLTGIPLTVIYVFSKQILLFLGESTAIAAAASVFVMGLIPQIFAYAINFPIQKFMQAQSLVAPSAIISASTLLVHLLLSWLAVYKMGLGLLGASLVLSLSWWIIVIAQFVYIVTSPNCKRTWTGFSIKAFSGLCGFLKLSTASAVMLCLETWYFQILVLLAGLLKNAEIELDSLSICMTISGFVFMISVGFNAAASVRVGNELGAGNPKAASFSVVIVVLVSLVVSAICAAIVLALRHVISYAFTDGETVAAAVSDLCPLLALTLLLNGIQPVLSGVAVGCGWQAFVAYVNVGCYYVVGIPLGALLGFKFDLGAKGIWSGMLGGTVMQTLILMWVTYRTDWNKEVEKAQNRLSHWQDHKPESLSEK